The following proteins are encoded in a genomic region of Amia ocellicauda isolate fAmiCal2 chromosome 6, fAmiCal2.hap1, whole genome shotgun sequence:
- the LOC136751352 gene encoding OX-2 membrane glycoprotein isoform X2, protein MDCIILFFIGMVCILSKGCLSANVVATGDSKVALNGTASFSCTLPEADGVLQVTWQKMYADKSIESVATYSKRFGAKVLSPYQDRINFTKSDLNTSSITIQNVRFEDAAIYICSFNAYPEGSTRGQLSLSVYGISEVTAVTHHVPSVGTSSQKVVVICAATGLPAPQVKWSSTAGAVLTGQERVQRVNGIYTVTSNLTVDTSELADKYVDCVVSNSDLKEPISQRVSLEQMARTTPEPTEPSSKDSSFSIMAVSIGVVILVTVAICLLLWIKKKHRGGIWKQKLNPEEDMIIHENICNA, encoded by the exons AtggattgtattattttatttttcattggtaTGGTCTGCATACTATCAAAGG GGTGTTTGTCAGCCAATGTAGTGGCAACTGGGGACTCTAAAGTGGCTTTAAATGGAACCGCATCTTTCTCCTGCACTCTCCCGGAGGCGGATGGAGTATTACAAGTCACCTGGCAGAAGATGTATGCAGACAAGTCCATAGAGAGCGTGGCGACCTACAGTAAACGATTTGGAGCCAAAGTCCTGTCCCCCTATCAAGACAGAATTAATTTCACCAAATCAGACCTGAACACGTCATCAATAACCATTCAGAATGTCCGATTCGAAGATGCGGCTATCTACATCTGTTCCTTTAATGCCTACCCAGAAGGGTCCACAAGAGGGCAATTATCTCTTAGCGTGTATG GCATATCTGAAGTGACAGCTGTAACGCACCATGTGCCGAGCGTCGGGACTTCTTCGCAAAAGGTTGTTGTCATCTGCGCAGCCACGGGTTTGCCAGCCCCGCAGGTGAAATGGAGCAGCACAGCAGGCGCAGTGCTTACAGGACAGGAAAGGGTGCAGAGAGTGAACGGGATCTACACTGTGACCAGCAACCTCACCGTGGACACCTCCGAACTGGCAGACAAATATGTGGACTGTGTGGTCAGCAACTCCGACCTGAAAGAGCCCATTTCCCAGCGCGTCAGCCTGGAGCAAATGGCAAGAACAACACCTGAGC CCACAGAACCCTCATCGAAGGACTCATCTTTTTCTATCATGGCTGTCTCTATTGGGGTGGTCATACTGGTCACGGTTGCCATCTGTCTTCTGCTTTGGATCAAAAAGAAACACAGAG GTGGGATCTGGAAACAAAAGCTCAATCCCGAAGAAGACATGATCATTCATGAGAATATCTGTAATGCTTAA
- the LOC136751352 gene encoding OX-2 membrane glycoprotein isoform X1, giving the protein MDCIILFFIGMVCILSKGCLSANVVATGDSKVALNGTASFSCTLPEADGVLQVTWQKMYADKSIESVATYSKRFGAKVLSPYQDRINFTKSDLNTSSITIQNVRFEDAAIYICSFNAYPEGSTRGQLSLSVYGISEVTAVTHHVPSVGTSSQKVVVICAATGLPAPQVKWSSTAGAVLTGQERVQRVNGIYTVTSNLTVDTSELADKYVDCVVSNSDLKEPISQRVSLEQMARTTPEPTEPSSKDSSFSIMAVSIGVVILVTVAICLLLWIKKKHRDACTELRNRTGTIGESCCFVVCSHETEAQHQNSIL; this is encoded by the exons AtggattgtattattttatttttcattggtaTGGTCTGCATACTATCAAAGG GGTGTTTGTCAGCCAATGTAGTGGCAACTGGGGACTCTAAAGTGGCTTTAAATGGAACCGCATCTTTCTCCTGCACTCTCCCGGAGGCGGATGGAGTATTACAAGTCACCTGGCAGAAGATGTATGCAGACAAGTCCATAGAGAGCGTGGCGACCTACAGTAAACGATTTGGAGCCAAAGTCCTGTCCCCCTATCAAGACAGAATTAATTTCACCAAATCAGACCTGAACACGTCATCAATAACCATTCAGAATGTCCGATTCGAAGATGCGGCTATCTACATCTGTTCCTTTAATGCCTACCCAGAAGGGTCCACAAGAGGGCAATTATCTCTTAGCGTGTATG GCATATCTGAAGTGACAGCTGTAACGCACCATGTGCCGAGCGTCGGGACTTCTTCGCAAAAGGTTGTTGTCATCTGCGCAGCCACGGGTTTGCCAGCCCCGCAGGTGAAATGGAGCAGCACAGCAGGCGCAGTGCTTACAGGACAGGAAAGGGTGCAGAGAGTGAACGGGATCTACACTGTGACCAGCAACCTCACCGTGGACACCTCCGAACTGGCAGACAAATATGTGGACTGTGTGGTCAGCAACTCCGACCTGAAAGAGCCCATTTCCCAGCGCGTCAGCCTGGAGCAAATGGCAAGAACAACACCTGAGC CCACAGAACCCTCATCGAAGGACTCATCTTTTTCTATCATGGCTGTCTCTATTGGGGTGGTCATACTGGTCACGGTTGCCATCTGTCTTCTGCTTTGGATCAAAAAGAAACACAGAG ATGCATGTACAGAATTAAGAAACAGGACTGGGACGATTGGGGAGAGctgctgttttgttgtgtgCTCACATGAAACAGAAGCACAACATCAAAACAGTATTCTATGA